Proteins found in one Poecilia reticulata strain Guanapo linkage group LG6, Guppy_female_1.0+MT, whole genome shotgun sequence genomic segment:
- the st3gal2 gene encoding CMP-N-acetylneuraminate-beta-galactosamide-alpha-2,3-sialyltransferase 2, with protein sequence MSAGAAAAAAAGGGGDKPGKVRCSRRLWLLLGSLALVFLTSLFLSVSLRGGVSFGYLEPPGWEESRRVKLVPSYVGAHRLSPPETPQQKTCACNSCVGDPGVSDWFDENYDPDISPVWTRDNVQLPPDVYYWWVMLQPQFKPHNIQQVLLRLFQVIPGRSPYGSWDPGRCLRCAVVGNSGNLRGAGYGAAIDGHDYIMRINLAPTVGYEDDAGRRTTHHFMYPESAKNLAANVSFVLVPFKTLDLVWITSALSTGQIRFTYAPVKQFLRVDKDKVQIFNPAFFKYIHDRWTKHQGRYPSTGMLVLFFALHVCDEVNVFGFGADSRGNWHHYWEQNRYSGEFRKTGVHDADFEAQIIKQLAKAGKITVFTGK encoded by the exons ATGAGCGCAGGGGCCGCAGCAGCGGCAGCGGCCGGCGGCGGTGGAGACAAACCAGGCAAAGTGAGATGCTCCCGCAGACTGTGGCTCCTCCTGGGGTCGCTGGCGCTCGTCTTCCTCACCTCGCTGTTCCTGTCCGTGTCGCTGCGCGGCGGCGTCAGCTTCGGCTACCTGGAGCCGCCCGGCTGGGAGGAGTCCAGGCGGGTGAAGCTGGTGCCCAGCTACGTGGGCGCGCACCGGCTGTCGCCCCCCGAAACGCCCCAGCAGAAAACATGTGCCTGCAACAGCTGCGTCGGAGACCCCGGAGTCTCGGACTGGTTTGACGAGAACTACGACCCGGACATCTCTCCGGTCTGGACCAGGGACAACGTCCAGCTGCCGCCGGACGTCTACTACTGGTGGGTG ATGTTGCAGCCGCAGTTTAAACCCCACAACATCCAGCAGGTGCTGCTGAGACTCTTCCAg GTGATTCCCGGGCGGTCGCCGTACGGCTCGTGGGATCCGGGGCGCTGCCTGCGCTGTGCCGTGGTGGGAAACTCCGGAAACCTCCGCGGCGCCGGATACGGGGCGGCCATCGACGGGCACGACTACATCATGAG GATAAACCTGGCCCCCACTGTGGGCTACGAGGACGACGCCGGCAGACGCACCACGCACCACTTCATGTACCCGGAAAGCGCCAAAAACCTGGCGGCCAACGTCAGCTTTGTCCTGGTTCCCTTCAAAACCCTGGACCTGGTCTGGATCACCAGCGCTCTGTCCACCGGCCAGATCCGATT cacTTACGCTCCAGTGAAGCAGTTCCTCCGTGTGGATAAAGACAAG GTTCAGATCTTCAATCCGGCTTTCTTTAAATACATCCATGACCGCTGGACCAAGCATCAAGGCCGATACCCTTCCACTGGCATGCTGGTCCTGTTTTTCGCTCTTCACGTCTGCGACGAG GTGAACGTGTTTGGCTTCGGCGCCGACAGCCGAGGAAACTGGCACCACTACTGGGAGCAGAACCGGTACTCCGGAGAGTTCAGGAAGACGGGCGTCCACGATGCGGACTTCGAAGCGCAGATCATCAAGCAGCTGGCCAAGGCTGGAAAAATCACAGTGTTCACTGGGAAATGA